In the Piscinibacter sp. XHJ-5 genome, one interval contains:
- a CDS encoding AMP-binding protein has protein sequence MSTVFDPVLFGSLGLKVLTAAQQTPQRLAALQATRLARLLQSVGASSAYYRPLLRGRDPSTVRLQELPVVSKPELMQRFDDWVTDPRLKLNELQAFISDRRRIGEPYLDRYLVWESSGTSGEPGIFVQDVQTLAIYDALEALRRPLPRPWQRMLDPLCIAERIAFIGATTGHFASEVSAQRLRRINRWMANAMRSFSILSPTADLVADLNRFEPTVIVTYPTAAALLAEEFGRGTLVIKPKEVWTGGETLSPTVRRRVAQTFGCTVSNSYGTSEFLPIGWECSHGRMHANTDWVLIEPVDAQQRPVPAGEMSHSTLITNLGNEVQPIIRFDIGDRIRVHDEPCGCGSPFPVIEVHGRHDEPLRLLGGDGRLATLLPLALTTVLEDDAQLFHFQLEQRDASTLVLRLPLAGVEGEAALARGAEALRSFARRHGLAPLEVVLECDRALTRGRSGKVQRIIAAPASRRHAEADDALVSS, from the coding sequence GTGTCCACGGTCTTCGATCCCGTGCTGTTCGGATCGCTCGGCCTCAAGGTGCTGACGGCCGCGCAGCAGACGCCGCAGCGCCTCGCAGCGCTGCAGGCCACGCGCCTGGCACGCCTGCTGCAATCGGTCGGGGCGAGCTCGGCGTACTACCGGCCGCTGCTGCGCGGACGCGATCCGTCCACGGTGCGCCTGCAGGAGCTGCCGGTGGTGTCCAAGCCGGAACTGATGCAGCGATTCGACGACTGGGTGACCGATCCGCGTCTCAAGCTGAATGAGCTCCAGGCCTTCATCTCCGATCGCCGGCGCATCGGCGAGCCCTACCTCGATCGCTATCTGGTGTGGGAGAGCTCGGGCACCAGCGGCGAGCCGGGCATCTTCGTGCAGGACGTGCAGACGCTGGCCATCTACGACGCCCTGGAAGCGCTGCGGCGTCCGCTGCCGCGGCCGTGGCAGCGCATGCTCGATCCGCTGTGCATCGCCGAGCGCATCGCCTTCATCGGCGCCACCACGGGGCATTTCGCCAGCGAGGTGTCGGCGCAGCGGCTGCGGCGCATCAATCGATGGATGGCCAACGCGATGCGCAGCTTCTCCATCCTGTCGCCCACCGCCGATCTCGTCGCCGACCTCAACCGCTTCGAGCCGACCGTGATCGTGACCTATCCGACGGCGGCCGCGCTGCTGGCCGAAGAGTTCGGCCGCGGCACGCTGGTCATCAAGCCGAAGGAGGTGTGGACCGGCGGCGAGACGCTGAGCCCGACGGTGCGCCGCCGTGTGGCACAGACCTTCGGCTGCACGGTCAGCAACAGCTACGGCACGTCGGAGTTCCTGCCGATCGGCTGGGAGTGCAGCCATGGCCGGATGCATGCCAACACGGACTGGGTGCTCATCGAGCCCGTGGATGCGCAGCAGCGGCCGGTGCCCGCCGGCGAGATGTCGCATTCGACGCTGATCACCAACCTGGGCAACGAGGTGCAGCCGATCATCCGCTTCGACATCGGCGACCGGATCCGGGTGCACGACGAACCTTGCGGCTGCGGCTCGCCCTTCCCGGTGATCGAGGTTCATGGCCGCCATGACGAGCCGCTGCGACTGCTCGGTGGCGATGGTCGGCTGGCCACCCTGCTGCCGCTCGCGCTGACCACGGTGCTCGAGGACGATGCGCAGCTCTTCCATTTCCAGCTGGAGCAGCGCGATGCGAGCACGCTGGTGCTGCGGCTGCCTCTCGCAGGCGTCGAAGGCGAGGCGGCGTTGGCGCGCGGAGCCGAGGCGCTGCGCTCGTTCGCCCGGCGCCACGGGCTGGCGCCCCTCGAGGTCGTCCTGGAGTGCGACCGCGCGCTCACACGCGGACGCAGCGGCAAGGTGCAGCGCATCATCGCAGCGCCGGCATCGCGGCGGCACGCCGAAGCGGACGATGCCCTGGTGTCTTCGTAG
- a CDS encoding universal stress protein encodes MKILLPVDGSALSLEAVRHAIRLVRDGLQAEFVLANVQEPSSLYEMVVVHDPQALRRMAAEAGTHALAAADALLNEADIDHEMEVATGDPAHTLIDLIDNYGCDVVIMGAHGMGEGSAAFGAVAQELLRHAPVPVMIVRPGERAEGAADTLEGGVQEQPDNPP; translated from the coding sequence ATGAAGATCCTGCTGCCTGTCGATGGCTCGGCGCTGTCCCTGGAGGCGGTGCGCCACGCGATCCGCCTCGTGCGCGACGGCCTGCAGGCGGAATTCGTGCTCGCCAACGTGCAGGAGCCGAGCTCGCTGTACGAGATGGTCGTCGTCCACGATCCGCAGGCGTTGCGCCGCATGGCCGCGGAGGCAGGCACGCATGCGTTGGCCGCCGCCGATGCGCTGCTGAACGAAGCCGACATCGACCACGAGATGGAGGTCGCCACCGGCGATCCGGCGCACACGCTGATCGACCTCATCGACAACTACGGCTGCGACGTGGTCATCATGGGCGCCCACGGCATGGGTGAGGGCAGCGCTGCATTCGGTGCGGTGGCGCAGGAGCTGCTGCGCCACGCGCCCGTGCCGGTGATGATCGTGCGACCTGGCGAGCGAGCCGAGGGCGCGGCCGACACGCTCGAAGGCGGCGTGCAGGAGCAGCCCGACAACCCGCCTTGA
- a CDS encoding helix-turn-helix transcriptional regulator, translating into MAAKLSVSSPEPVLGVEKDPFLQALGERTRALRARRGLTRKGLARAADVSERHLANVEMGVGNASIQFLRQVAQALNCTLAELIGDDSSSPEWLMIRELLRGRSESELAQARGSLAEMFGAPASASARRQRVALIGLRGAGKSTLGRMLAESWVVPFVELNRQIEGVAGCSLSEIHSLYGPQAYRRYERRALEDTIQRFPRAVIATPGGIVSEPATFNLLLAHCYTVWVRATPEEHMSRVLAQGDTRPMNGNVEAMADLRRILDSRAAFYAKADAVCDTSDKTMEAAFAGLSEQLRASLT; encoded by the coding sequence GTGGCCGCCAAGCTCTCCGTCAGCTCGCCCGAGCCGGTCCTCGGCGTCGAGAAAGATCCCTTCCTGCAGGCCCTCGGCGAACGCACCCGCGCGCTGCGGGCGCGTCGCGGTCTCACGCGCAAGGGGCTGGCGAGAGCCGCCGACGTGTCCGAGCGGCACCTGGCCAACGTCGAGATGGGCGTGGGCAATGCGTCGATCCAGTTCCTGCGGCAGGTGGCCCAGGCGCTCAATTGCACGCTCGCCGAGCTGATCGGCGACGACAGCAGCTCGCCGGAGTGGCTGATGATCCGCGAGTTGCTGCGCGGCCGCAGCGAGTCGGAGCTGGCGCAGGCGCGCGGCTCGCTGGCCGAGATGTTCGGCGCACCGGCCAGCGCGTCGGCACGGCGCCAGCGCGTGGCGCTCATCGGCCTGCGCGGTGCCGGCAAGAGCACGCTGGGCCGCATGCTGGCCGAAAGCTGGGTGGTGCCTTTCGTCGAGCTGAACCGGCAGATCGAGGGCGTGGCCGGCTGCAGCCTGTCGGAGATCCATTCGCTGTACGGACCGCAGGCCTATCGCCGCTACGAGCGGCGCGCCCTGGAAGACACCATCCAGCGCTTTCCGCGCGCAGTGATCGCGACGCCCGGCGGCATCGTCTCCGAGCCGGCCACCTTCAACCTGCTGCTGGCGCACTGCTACACCGTGTGGGTGCGTGCCACGCCCGAAGAGCACATGAGCCGCGTGCTCGCTCAGGGCGACACCCGACCGATGAACGGCAACGTCGAGGCCATGGCCGATCTGCGGCGAATCCTCGACAGCCGGGCGGCGTTCTACGCGAAGGCCGACGCGGTCTGCGACACGAGCGACAAGACGATGGAGGCGGCGTTCGCCGGCCTGAGCGAGCAGCTGCGCGCCAGCCTGACCTAG
- a CDS encoding benzoate-CoA ligase family protein — MDTIAAAPPSRFNVARHLLSAHGARPGKIAYIDDSRRISYGELDALVRRCAAGLLRLGLRPEERVLVLLHDSVHFPIAFLGALYAGVVPVPVNTLLTAADYAYMLQHCHAQAVLASPALLDTARQALSLARLDVPLIVSGTPEFDALLEAPPLADAADTGADDFAFWLYSSGSTGRPKGTVHTHANLYWTAELYGKAVLDLRDDDVVFSAAKLFFAYGLGNALSFPLSVGATTVLMAERPTPAAVFRRWTEHGVTVFCGAPTGYAGMLASPDLPARSQVRLRLCSSAGEALPRDIGERFSAHFGCEIVDGLGSTEMLHIFLSNRPGDVHYGSSGRVVPGYRLRLCDEAGRDAAPGEIGDLFVSGPSAAVMYWGNREQSQRTFQGEWTRTGDKYTRDADGLYTYAGRSDDMLKVSGMYVSPFEVEATLMQHGSVLEAAVIGKPDEHGLTRTKAFVVLRPGQQASEAELKAFVKDRLAPYKYPREIEFIAELPKTATGKIQRFRLRERERA; from the coding sequence ATGGACACGATCGCTGCCGCGCCGCCGTCACGGTTCAACGTCGCACGCCACCTGCTCTCGGCCCACGGCGCCCGGCCCGGCAAGATCGCCTACATCGACGACAGCCGCCGCATCAGCTATGGCGAGCTCGACGCGCTGGTGCGGCGTTGCGCCGCCGGCCTGCTGCGCCTCGGGTTGCGGCCGGAGGAGCGGGTCCTGGTCCTGCTGCATGACAGCGTTCATTTCCCGATCGCCTTCCTCGGCGCGCTGTATGCAGGCGTCGTGCCGGTGCCCGTGAACACGCTGCTGACGGCCGCCGACTACGCCTACATGCTTCAGCACTGCCATGCGCAGGCAGTGCTCGCGTCGCCCGCGCTGCTCGACACCGCGCGGCAGGCCCTGTCGCTGGCGCGGCTCGACGTGCCGCTGATCGTGTCCGGCACGCCCGAGTTCGACGCGCTGCTCGAAGCACCGCCCCTGGCCGACGCCGCCGACACCGGCGCCGACGACTTCGCCTTCTGGCTGTACTCGTCGGGCTCCACCGGCCGCCCCAAGGGCACGGTGCACACGCACGCCAATCTCTACTGGACCGCAGAGCTTTACGGCAAGGCAGTGCTCGACCTGCGCGACGACGACGTCGTGTTCTCCGCCGCGAAGTTGTTCTTCGCCTACGGCCTGGGCAACGCGCTGAGCTTTCCGTTGAGCGTCGGCGCGACGACCGTGCTGATGGCCGAGCGGCCCACCCCGGCGGCGGTGTTCCGGCGCTGGACCGAGCACGGCGTGACGGTGTTCTGCGGCGCACCCACCGGCTATGCGGGCATGCTGGCGTCGCCCGACCTGCCGGCGCGCTCGCAGGTGCGGCTGCGGCTGTGCTCGTCGGCCGGCGAAGCGCTGCCGCGCGACATCGGCGAGCGCTTCAGCGCGCATTTCGGCTGCGAGATCGTCGACGGCCTCGGTTCGACCGAGATGCTGCACATCTTCCTGTCGAACCGGCCGGGCGACGTGCACTACGGCAGCTCGGGACGCGTGGTGCCGGGCTATCGCCTGCGCCTGTGCGACGAGGCCGGCCGCGACGCGGCGCCCGGCGAGATCGGCGACCTTTTCGTCAGCGGCCCGAGCGCGGCGGTGATGTACTGGGGCAATCGCGAGCAGTCGCAGCGTACCTTCCAGGGCGAATGGACGCGCACAGGCGACAAGTACACGCGCGACGCCGACGGCCTGTACACCTACGCCGGGCGCAGCGACGACATGCTGAAGGTGAGCGGCATGTACGTCTCGCCGTTCGAGGTGGAGGCCACGCTGATGCAGCACGGCTCGGTCCTCGAGGCGGCGGTGATCGGCAAGCCGGACGAGCACGGGCTGACACGAACCAAGGCCTTCGTCGTGCTGCGCCCGGGACAACAGGCGAGCGAGGCCGAGCTCAAGGCCTTCGTGAAGGACCGGCTCGCGCCCTACAAGTACCCACGCGAGATCGAGTTCATCGCCGAGCTGCCGAAGACCGCCACCGGAAAGATCCAGCGCTTCCGGCTGCGCGAGCGGGAGCGCGCCTGA
- a CDS encoding ABC transporter substrate-binding protein produces MKTLSTLTAAALLGLAVNVHAQSAAPIKVGLMLPYTGTYAALGNMIENGFKLYVQEQGGKLAGREIQYFKVDDESEPSKATDNVNKLIKRDQVDVLVGTVHSGVALAMAKAAKESNTLLIIPNAGAGAITGPMCGPNIVRSSFSNWQPGYAMGVVAGQRGHKRAMTITWNYAAGAETVKGFTEGFEKGGGKVIKDLTLPFPNVEFQALLTEIAAQKPDAVYAFFAGGGAVKFVKDYAAAGLNKSIPLYGPGFLTDGTLEAQGPAAQGLLTTLHYADNLDTPRNNAFRKSFALTYKTNADVYAVQGYDAAQLLGAGLAAAKGDLGKRDVVTAAMRKAVVDSPRGKFTISAAGNPVQDMYLREAKGVNNEFKSIAVKSLSDPAQGCRM; encoded by the coding sequence ATGAAGACCCTTTCGACGCTCACGGCCGCGGCGCTGCTCGGCCTTGCGGTCAACGTGCACGCACAGTCCGCCGCACCGATCAAGGTGGGCCTGATGCTGCCCTACACCGGCACCTACGCGGCGCTCGGCAACATGATCGAGAACGGCTTCAAGCTGTATGTGCAGGAGCAGGGCGGCAAGCTCGCCGGCCGCGAGATCCAGTACTTCAAGGTCGACGATGAATCCGAGCCGTCCAAGGCCACCGACAACGTCAACAAGCTGATCAAGCGCGACCAGGTCGACGTGCTCGTCGGCACCGTGCACTCCGGCGTGGCGCTGGCGATGGCCAAGGCAGCCAAGGAAAGCAACACGCTGCTCATCATTCCCAACGCCGGCGCCGGCGCGATCACCGGGCCGATGTGCGGGCCCAACATCGTGCGCAGCTCGTTCTCCAACTGGCAGCCGGGCTACGCCATGGGCGTCGTCGCCGGCCAGCGCGGCCACAAGCGCGCAATGACGATCACCTGGAACTACGCCGCTGGCGCCGAGACGGTCAAGGGCTTCACCGAAGGCTTCGAGAAGGGCGGCGGCAAGGTGATCAAGGACCTCACGCTGCCCTTCCCCAATGTCGAGTTCCAGGCCCTGCTCACCGAGATCGCGGCACAGAAGCCTGACGCGGTGTATGCGTTCTTCGCCGGCGGCGGTGCGGTCAAGTTCGTCAAGGACTACGCCGCGGCCGGCCTCAACAAGTCGATCCCGCTCTACGGCCCCGGCTTCCTGACCGACGGCACGCTGGAGGCGCAGGGTCCGGCGGCGCAGGGCCTGCTGACCACGCTGCACTACGCCGACAACCTCGACACGCCGCGCAACAACGCCTTCCGCAAGAGTTTCGCGTTGACCTACAAGACCAACGCCGACGTCTACGCCGTGCAGGGCTACGACGCGGCGCAGCTGCTCGGCGCCGGTCTCGCGGCCGCCAAGGGCGACCTGGGCAAGCGCGACGTGGTCACGGCCGCGATGCGCAAGGCGGTGGTCGACAGCCCGCGCGGCAAGTTCACCATCTCGGCGGCAGGCAACCCGGTGCAGGACATGTACCTGCGAGAAGCCAAGGGCGTGAACAACGAGTTCAAGAGCATCGCCGTGAAATCGCTGTCGGATCCGGCGCAGGGCTGCAGGATGTGA
- a CDS encoding branched-chain amino acid ABC transporter permease: protein MDLATFLVQCLNAVQYGLLLFLVASGLTLIFGIMGVINLAHGSFYMLGAYLAFVLAPFFADSFLLMLLVGVALSAVFGFVLEWVFFSFLYQREHLQQVLMTYALILVFEEARSMLVGNDVHGVPIPAWLAGSFELGALMSYPWYRLFASAACIVLAALLYLVVHKTRLGMMIRAGASNRDMVRGLGIDITLLYRIVFAGGVALAALAGMIAAPMSSVYPGMGSSVLIICFVVVVIGGIGSITGALVASLLVGFVDTFGKVFFAEVSGIGVYLLMAIILVWRPEGLMKGRA, encoded by the coding sequence TTGGATCTCGCCACTTTTCTTGTCCAGTGCCTGAATGCGGTTCAGTACGGGCTGCTGCTGTTCCTGGTGGCCAGCGGGCTGACGCTGATCTTCGGGATCATGGGGGTCATCAATCTCGCGCACGGCAGCTTCTACATGCTGGGCGCGTACCTCGCGTTCGTGCTGGCGCCGTTCTTCGCCGACAGCTTCCTGCTGATGCTGCTGGTCGGGGTGGCGCTGTCGGCGGTGTTCGGCTTCGTGCTCGAGTGGGTCTTCTTCAGCTTTCTCTACCAGCGTGAGCACCTGCAGCAGGTGCTCATGACCTATGCGCTGATCCTCGTGTTCGAGGAGGCCCGCTCCATGCTCGTCGGCAACGACGTGCACGGCGTGCCCATTCCGGCATGGCTGGCCGGCAGCTTCGAGCTGGGCGCGCTGATGTCGTACCCCTGGTACCGGCTCTTCGCGTCGGCGGCGTGCATCGTGCTCGCCGCCCTGCTGTACCTGGTCGTCCACAAGACGCGCCTGGGCATGATGATCCGCGCCGGGGCCAGCAACCGCGACATGGTGCGCGGGCTGGGGATCGACATCACCCTGCTGTATCGCATCGTCTTCGCCGGCGGCGTCGCGCTGGCGGCCCTCGCCGGCATGATCGCCGCGCCGATGTCCTCGGTGTACCCCGGCATGGGATCGAGCGTGCTCATCATCTGCTTCGTCGTCGTCGTGATCGGCGGCATCGGCTCGATCACCGGCGCGCTCGTCGCCTCGCTGCTGGTCGGCTTCGTCGACACCTTCGGCAAGGTGTTCTTCGCCGAGGTCAGCGGCATCGGCGTGTATCTGCTGATGGCGATCATCCTCGTGTGGCGGCCGGAGGGGCTGATGAAGGGCCGGGCATGA
- a CDS encoding branched-chain amino acid ABC transporter permease: MNPRFAWVLPVIVAVMLAALPAVLTPYTHDLVVKIAIYAVFALSLELLVGMTGLVSLGHAAFLGIGAYLTVLASGASGSASVLWLLPAAVGASALYALFVGALSLRTKGVYFIMVTLAFAQMAYFVFHDTKLGGGSDGIFLYAKPVLDVGGRAWLRLDDKQHVYYTVLAALVITYGVLALIRRSRFGHALAGIRVNEQRMRAAGFRTYGYKLAAFVIAGALAGLAGFLLAVKDGAVNPELLSWHESGAVLLMLILGGIGHLRGAVIGAVVFTLLRELFQTEALVGSLAAHWQMTLGFTIIAFVALMPHGLIGSGIRRSQRLRQPPRRPHVELPADAESTILQTRPSPEVRDA; encoded by the coding sequence ATGAACCCGAGGTTCGCCTGGGTGCTTCCGGTCATCGTCGCGGTGATGCTCGCTGCGCTGCCGGCCGTGCTCACGCCGTACACCCACGACCTCGTCGTCAAGATCGCGATCTACGCGGTGTTCGCGCTGAGCCTCGAGCTGCTGGTCGGCATGACCGGCCTGGTGAGCCTGGGCCACGCGGCCTTTCTCGGCATCGGCGCCTACCTCACAGTGCTCGCCTCGGGCGCGTCCGGGAGCGCCTCGGTCCTGTGGCTGCTGCCGGCGGCGGTCGGCGCTTCGGCGCTCTACGCATTGTTCGTCGGCGCGCTGAGCCTGCGCACCAAGGGCGTGTACTTCATCATGGTCACGCTGGCGTTCGCGCAGATGGCGTACTTCGTGTTCCACGACACCAAGCTGGGCGGCGGCAGCGACGGCATCTTCCTGTACGCCAAGCCGGTGCTCGACGTGGGCGGGCGCGCCTGGCTCCGACTCGACGACAAGCAGCACGTCTACTACACGGTGCTCGCGGCACTGGTCATCACCTACGGCGTGCTGGCGCTGATCCGGCGCTCGCGCTTCGGACACGCGCTGGCGGGCATCCGCGTCAACGAGCAGCGCATGCGCGCCGCCGGCTTTCGAACCTATGGCTACAAGCTCGCGGCCTTCGTCATCGCCGGCGCGCTCGCGGGCCTGGCCGGCTTCCTGCTCGCGGTCAAGGACGGCGCGGTCAACCCCGAGCTGCTGAGCTGGCACGAATCGGGCGCCGTGCTGCTGATGCTGATCCTGGGCGGCATCGGCCACCTGCGCGGCGCGGTCATCGGTGCCGTCGTGTTCACGCTGCTGCGCGAGCTGTTCCAGACCGAGGCGCTCGTCGGCTCGCTGGCCGCGCACTGGCAGATGACGCTGGGCTTCACGATCATCGCCTTCGTCGCGCTGATGCCGCACGGACTCATCGGCTCGGGCATACGGCGCTCGCAGCGCCTGCGCCAGCCGCCGCGGCGGCCGCATGTGGAGCTGCCGGCCGACGCCGAGAGCACCATCCTGCAGACGCGGCCCAGCCCGGAGGTGCGCGATGCATGA
- a CDS encoding ABC transporter ATP-binding protein gives MHDTQPAEGMPLLRASGLTRRFGGLTAVDSVALDLDVGEVHAVIGTNGAGKSTLINMLSGELPASAGRTHFAGRDISSWSQPQRARAGIGRSYQRTTIFAEFSVLENCRLAAQAMHPRPWAVWEAAARCNASLRAAHQALESAGLDDDADRLAGTLSHGGKRQLEIAMCLATRPRVLLLDEPLAGMGAEETERMLALLDQLKREHAVLLVEHDMDAVFRVADRITVMVNGEVIASDVPQRIRSSPEVQIAYLGEDAASAAQA, from the coding sequence ATGCATGACACGCAGCCCGCCGAGGGCATGCCGCTGCTGCGCGCCTCGGGCCTCACGCGGCGATTCGGCGGGCTGACCGCGGTCGACAGCGTGGCGCTCGATCTCGACGTGGGCGAGGTGCATGCGGTGATCGGCACCAACGGCGCGGGCAAATCCACGCTCATCAACATGCTGTCGGGGGAACTGCCGGCGTCGGCCGGCCGCACGCACTTCGCGGGCCGCGACATCAGCAGCTGGTCGCAGCCGCAGCGCGCCCGCGCGGGCATCGGACGCAGCTACCAGCGCACCACGATCTTTGCCGAGTTCAGCGTGCTCGAGAACTGCCGGCTCGCCGCGCAGGCCATGCACCCGCGGCCCTGGGCCGTGTGGGAGGCCGCCGCGCGCTGCAACGCGAGCCTGCGCGCGGCGCACCAGGCGCTCGAGTCGGCCGGCCTGGACGATGACGCGGACCGGCTTGCCGGCACCCTGAGCCACGGCGGCAAGCGGCAGCTGGAGATCGCGATGTGCCTGGCCACGCGGCCGCGCGTGCTGCTGCTCGACGAGCCGCTGGCCGGAATGGGCGCAGAGGAGACCGAGCGCATGCTGGCGCTGCTGGACCAGCTCAAGCGCGAGCACGCCGTGCTGCTCGTCGAGCACGACATGGACGCGGTGTTCCGCGTCGCCGACCGCATCACGGTGATGGTCAACGGCGAGGTGATCGCAAGCGACGTGCCGCAGCGCATCCGCAGCAGCCCCGAGGTGCAGATCGCCTACCTCGGCGAGGACGCGGCCTCCGCCGCGCAAGCCTGA
- a CDS encoding ABC transporter ATP-binding protein produces MLSIDDLHTYYGDSHILRGVALSLPVGVSLGLLGRNGMGKTTLIRTLMGYVRPAAGRVQWHERDITAQPPERIARLGVGYVPEGRGIFPNLSVLENLVMSARAGLDGRKAWTLERVLATFPRLAERLRHGGQQLSGGEQQMLAIGRALMTNPRLLILDEATEGLAPLIVAEIWRVISEVRATGISTLIVDRNYRAVLAHTDRAVVLEKGKIVLDGESSDLARDAAALTAFLGV; encoded by the coding sequence ATGCTGTCCATCGACGACCTCCACACCTACTACGGCGACAGCCACATCCTGCGCGGCGTCGCCCTGTCGCTGCCGGTCGGCGTGTCGCTGGGCCTGCTCGGCCGCAACGGCATGGGCAAGACGACGCTGATCCGCACGCTGATGGGCTATGTGCGTCCGGCCGCCGGTCGCGTGCAATGGCACGAGCGCGACATCACCGCGCAGCCGCCGGAGCGCATCGCCAGGCTGGGGGTCGGCTACGTGCCCGAGGGGCGAGGCATCTTTCCGAATCTGTCGGTGCTCGAGAACCTCGTGATGAGCGCCCGCGCCGGCCTCGACGGCCGCAAGGCGTGGACGCTGGAGCGCGTGCTGGCCACCTTTCCGCGCCTGGCCGAGCGGCTGCGCCACGGCGGCCAGCAGCTGTCCGGCGGCGAGCAGCAGATGCTCGCGATCGGCCGCGCGCTGATGACCAACCCGCGGCTGCTGATCCTCGACGAAGCGACCGAAGGGCTCGCGCCGCTGATCGTCGCCGAGATCTGGCGCGTCATCTCCGAGGTTCGCGCCACCGGCATCAGCACGCTGATCGTCGACCGCAACTACCGGGCCGTGCTCGCCCACACCGATCGCGCGGTGGTGCTGGAAAAGGGCAAGATCGTGCTGGACGGCGAGTCGTCGGACCTGGCGCGCGATGCGGCGGCGCTGACGGCGTTTCTCGGGGTGTAG
- a CDS encoding antibiotic biosynthesis monooxygenase, whose protein sequence is MILELADIRIPPGKQAEFDAAIRHGVETVIAQARGFRGYKVNKGVESPERYILMIYWETLEDHTVAFRGGPLFAQWRAIVGPYFAQPPVVEHFTLVAKSA, encoded by the coding sequence ATGATCCTCGAGCTCGCGGACATCCGCATTCCGCCCGGCAAGCAAGCCGAATTCGACGCCGCCATCCGCCATGGCGTGGAGACCGTGATCGCCCAGGCCCGGGGCTTTCGCGGCTACAAGGTCAACAAGGGCGTCGAATCGCCCGAGCGATACATCCTGATGATCTATTGGGAGACGCTCGAGGACCACACCGTCGCCTTCCGCGGCGGGCCGCTGTTCGCGCAATGGCGCGCCATCGTCGGGCCGTATTTCGCGCAGCCGCCGGTGGTGGAGCACTTCACGCTGGTCGCGAAGTCCGCCTGA